The Paenibacillus sp. G2S3 region ACCTATCAGGGACTTCACGGCTTCAGTTGCATATCCCATTTTCCAATAGTCCGGGAGTAGGGCCCAACCAATTTCCCATTCTCTGATTTCTTTCCAATTTAACTTAATGCTGACATTACCTATGGGCTTCATATCCAGCTTCGTACATATAGCAAGATCATAATATTCCCGTGGATCGCTTGTTGCTTGAGATAAAATCGAAAGGAAGTCATCTTTAATTCGTTTTGCATCAGGTGCGGAGTTCTCATATTTGTAGGATAAAGGATTTTGCTCTAGTTCTTCATAAAAAGAAGAATCACTGCTTGTATAATCTCTTAATATTAATCTGTCGGTTACTATTTCCACGAATGTTACACTCCTAGTCTAAGACTTTAATTGTTCTTCAGTTGCTACCGCCAAATACGATTACATAGACTCTGTAGTGCCTATTTTGTAACTTCTTGTAGACCCATGTGTTTCCCTTTATTTTTCTTAATATTTACACATTATAAAAATATAAGCTTAACCACCTTCCATTTTTATCTACTAAAATAGTGGAATTGTGATACAGTAATAGTGGTTTATTTACTAGAGGGGGATTTTGGAAAATGAAAGCTATTAAATGGAGTATTGCAGCAGTACTAGCAGTATCTATGTATGGTCCAATTCATACAGCGAAGGCAGCAGATGCGAATAGCACAAATGTAGTGAACGAACAGTCGATTTCCAGCACGGATGATTTGATTTTTCAAATGGATTATACGGAAATGACCGTTGGGGATAAGGTTCCAGTGCAGATTTTTGCAAAAGGACCTGATGGCTCATCGGAACGTATTCCACTGTCTCAAGCAGATATGGTAATTGAGAAGCCGTATTTATTGCAAAAGCTGCCTGATGGTTCAATAAAAGCATTAGCCGTTGGCGAAACAAATGT contains the following coding sequences:
- a CDS encoding GNAT family protein, whose product is MEIVTDRLILRDYTSSDSSFYEELEQNPLSYKYENSAPDAKRIKDDFLSILSQATSDPREYYDLAICTKLDMKPIGNVSIKLNWKEIREWEIGWALLPDYWKMGYATEAVKSLIGYAFSSLNAHRVVAYANAENVQSEKVMIRAGMLKDGVLRETRFCNQQWCNEIIYSSLEQEWTYI